The following coding sequences lie in one Candidatus Neomarinimicrobiota bacterium genomic window:
- a CDS encoding CYTH domain-containing protein: MGVEIERKFLILSDAYKQGITGKVYRQGYLNSEKERIVRVRIVGDEGFLTIKGLSKGIQRTEFEYAIPLNDAGHMLENLCLQPIIEKTRYLIPYEGHVWEVDEFHGENQGLVVAEIEFSSKNEHFSKPPWVGEDVSHDWRYFNSNLSIHPYTSWED, encoded by the coding sequence GTGGGTGTCGAAATAGAACGCAAATTTTTAATTCTTTCCGATGCCTATAAGCAGGGTATAACGGGCAAAGTTTATCGTCAGGGCTATCTAAACTCGGAAAAAGAGCGTATCGTCAGAGTACGCATCGTTGGTGATGAAGGTTTTCTTACCATAAAAGGCCTATCTAAGGGGATCCAGCGGACGGAATTTGAATATGCTATACCTCTGAATGACGCCGGGCATATGCTAGAGAATTTGTGCTTGCAGCCTATCATTGAGAAAACCCGATATTTGATACCCTATGAGGGTCATGTCTGGGAAGTAGATGAATTCCATGGAGAAAACCAAGGGTTGGTAGTGGCAGAAATTGAATTTTCAAGCAAAAATGAGCATTTTTCCAAACCACCCTGGGTCGGAGAAGATGTGAGTCATGACTGGCGCTATTTCAATTCAAATTTGTCGATTCACCCCTATACATCCTGGGAAGACTAA
- a CDS encoding Na/Pi cotransporter family protein, which produces MIKHILTKRVNLLIIVMGLTSTSLFGAEQEESSIAWGMLLMTLLGGLSLFLYGMEKMSAGLKKAAGASMRNILSALTKNRLVALVVGAFVTTIVQSSSATTVMLVSFVQSQLMTFTQSLGVILGADIGSTVTAQLIAFKVSDYALIMIILGFGISMFGKSDHQKNLGESLMGFGILFYGMKLMSDAMAPLKTFQPFISILQNLENPLLGILIGAIFTALIQSSGAFTGIIIVLAQQGLISLEAGIPLLMGANIGTCVTAGLASIGASRAAKRVAFAHVTFKILGVLLFVFWIPTYADFIRHISPASHDLVGASSRQIANAHTIFNVSIAFLFLPFTHWIAVLVTRILPDKQDLLALNPVVWHLDDSSIETPALALDLARAEIARMAKILGRMLEAVIEPFFKSNPGPDKIHPSISLLEGIEMREKKVDYLRVRISEYLQKIGQKKLSDSQVSEVFAMMSIASYMENIGDIIQRSVMPLIVKKRALRLNFSKQGEEELLHYHVKVCKQISRLRDVFTEMDLKKAKNIILKEEKYIDLESKYRIFHLERIHAAREESVQTHDIHMELLDLLKRINVYAGDIALTLLRMEKIDN; this is translated from the coding sequence ATGATCAAGCATATTCTTACAAAAAGGGTAAATCTCCTTATTATTGTGATGGGTCTTACTAGCACTTCCCTGTTTGGAGCAGAGCAGGAGGAGTCCAGCATTGCCTGGGGTATGCTCCTCATGACACTTCTAGGTGGACTCTCCTTATTTCTCTATGGCATGGAGAAGATGAGTGCCGGATTAAAAAAAGCAGCCGGTGCAAGTATGCGAAATATCCTTTCTGCACTGACCAAGAATAGGTTGGTAGCGCTTGTTGTTGGTGCTTTTGTGACCACAATCGTTCAATCAAGTAGTGCCACGACAGTTATGTTGGTAAGTTTTGTTCAGTCCCAGCTTATGACCTTTACCCAGAGCTTGGGAGTCATTCTAGGTGCGGACATCGGCTCCACCGTCACTGCCCAATTAATCGCTTTCAAGGTATCAGATTACGCCCTGATTATGATTATCCTCGGTTTTGGGATCTCCATGTTTGGGAAGTCGGATCACCAAAAAAATCTGGGCGAGTCATTGATGGGATTCGGCATCCTGTTTTACGGCATGAAGCTTATGTCTGATGCCATGGCTCCCCTAAAAACATTTCAGCCATTTATCAGCATTCTTCAAAACTTGGAAAACCCATTACTGGGCATATTAATCGGTGCCATATTCACAGCTCTCATCCAGAGTAGTGGTGCTTTCACCGGAATCATTATTGTGCTCGCTCAACAGGGACTAATTTCACTGGAAGCAGGTATTCCGCTGCTTATGGGAGCAAATATTGGGACATGCGTGACTGCAGGATTAGCCAGCATTGGGGCGAGTAGAGCCGCCAAACGGGTTGCCTTTGCCCATGTAACCTTCAAGATCTTAGGCGTTCTCCTGTTTGTGTTCTGGATACCAACCTATGCAGATTTTATACGTCATATCTCGCCTGCAAGTCATGACCTCGTCGGAGCCAGCTCCAGGCAGATAGCCAATGCTCATACAATATTTAACGTGAGTATCGCCTTCCTCTTTCTACCCTTTACCCATTGGATAGCTGTACTGGTGACGCGAATATTGCCTGATAAACAAGATCTGCTTGCCCTGAACCCCGTAGTATGGCATTTGGATGACAGCAGTATAGAAACACCAGCACTGGCTCTAGATCTTGCCCGAGCTGAGATCGCGAGGATGGCTAAGATTTTAGGGCGCATGCTGGAGGCAGTGATCGAGCCCTTCTTTAAAAGCAATCCAGGTCCAGATAAAATCCACCCCAGCATTTCATTGCTTGAAGGCATTGAAATGCGGGAGAAAAAGGTCGATTATTTGCGTGTGAGAATCTCAGAATATCTCCAAAAGATTGGTCAGAAAAAATTGTCCGATTCTCAAGTATCTGAGGTGTTTGCAATGATGTCCATTGCGAGTTATATGGAAAATATTGGTGATATCATTCAAAGAAGCGTCATGCCACTTATAGTCAAAAAGCGCGCGCTTAGGTTGAATTTTTCAAAGCAGGGTGAGGAGGAACTACTTCATTACCACGTTAAAGTCTGCAAGCAAATCAGTAGATTGCGTGATGTTTTTACCGAAATGGATCTAAAAAAGGCCAAGAACATTATTCTCAAGGAGGAGAAGTATATCGATCTGGAGTCAAAATATCGCATTTTTCATTTGGAACGCATTCATGCAGCCAGGGAAGAATCAGTTCAAACTCATGATATTCATATGGAATTACTGGATCTTTTAAAACGGATCAATGTATATGCTGGCGATATAGCATTAACACTTCTCAGAATGGAAAAAATTGACAACTAA
- a CDS encoding lamin tail domain-containing protein encodes MKINIIGLMLMISLCLLSCCSESSTFPKVNETGHLVINEFLASNDSTNTDEHGEYDDWVELYNGTDSIIDIAGMYITDDPLDIKPWQIPSTDPTATTIPPKGFLLLWCDEETDQGVLHVGIKLSRLGEFVILFESDRVTVIDSIQFGEMDTGISYGRETDGSQLWTHFSTPSPGSSN; translated from the coding sequence ATGAAAATAAACATTATAGGGCTTATGCTCATGATCAGTCTGTGCTTATTATCCTGTTGTTCAGAAAGTTCGACCTTTCCCAAAGTCAATGAGACAGGTCATTTGGTGATAAATGAATTCCTGGCCAGTAATGACTCTACCAATACAGATGAGCATGGGGAATATGATGACTGGGTGGAGCTATATAATGGCACAGATAGTATAATAGATATCGCTGGAATGTATATAACAGATGATCCTCTGGACATAAAGCCCTGGCAGATTCCCAGCACAGATCCCACTGCAACCACCATCCCACCAAAGGGATTTCTATTGCTGTGGTGTGATGAGGAAACAGATCAAGGGGTTTTGCATGTGGGGATTAAACTTTCCAGATTAGGCGAGTTTGTTATACTTTTTGAAAGTGATAGGGTAACAGTAATAGATAGTATCCAATTTGGCGAGATGGACACTGGAATTTCTTACGGACGTGAAACTGATGGCAGCCAATTATGGACCCATTTTTCAACCCCCTCACCAGGTAGCTCCAATTGA
- a CDS encoding SdiA-regulated domain-containing protein, whose product MDVSEPSGLTQDASGNFLYCVSDPPVNKIHKLDLAGNLIQTLDYVGQDLEGISYDTRDSTIWIVDEAETEITHLTETGQILSQTPINISIPDSKSGLEGICFRSGENDIHVIKQQNPATVVKIDSNLVTLDSKNFDKGIDITGICRGREPDEFLIISAGEKQLYEWTWEGGLLATYNFDVKQAEGVVYDASSSLVYIVCDAESILYTFEFPE is encoded by the coding sequence TTGGATGTTTCTGAGCCCTCAGGACTGACCCAGGATGCTTCTGGAAATTTTTTATATTGTGTTAGTGATCCTCCTGTCAATAAAATCCATAAGTTAGATTTAGCCGGAAATTTGATACAGACCCTTGACTATGTTGGGCAGGATCTGGAAGGTATCAGTTATGATACTCGAGATAGCACCATCTGGATTGTGGATGAGGCAGAGACTGAGATTACCCATCTAACAGAGACTGGTCAAATCCTATCTCAAACGCCCATTAACATCTCGATTCCAGATTCCAAAAGTGGGCTGGAAGGTATCTGTTTTCGATCAGGAGAAAATGATATCCATGTCATCAAGCAGCAAAATCCGGCTACAGTCGTAAAGATAGATTCGAATCTAGTAACCCTTGATTCCAAAAACTTTGACAAGGGTATAGATATTACAGGAATTTGCCGTGGAAGAGAGCCTGATGAGTTCCTCATTATCAGCGCGGGGGAGAAACAGTTATATGAGTGGACATGGGAGGGTGGCCTTCTGGCTACCTATAATTTTGATGTTAAGCAAGCTGAGGGAGTTGTCTACGATGCCAGCTCATCGCTTGTGTATATAGTTTGCGATGCTGAAAGTATTCTGTACACATTTGAATTTCCAGAGTGA